From a single Bacillus pseudomycoides DSM 12442 genomic region:
- a CDS encoding GNAT family N-acetyltransferase produces the protein MENTYEIPKLETKRLLLKKLDFHDLDDLFEVYSDPQTTTYVPREVHKNKDETRLFLENTMETAKKGKSFIWSIIFKSDQKAIGTCGIWKLSHSSASLGAVINPLYWGKGVIVEALEELIKFGFQELDLNRIEGRCDIRNTASERVMQKLKMTYEGTLRQSVMINGMYCDSKIYSLLKHEYDNFR, from the coding sequence ATGGAAAATACATATGAAATTCCCAAATTAGAAACAAAGCGTCTTTTATTAAAAAAACTAGATTTTCATGATTTAGATGATTTATTTGAAGTCTATTCGGATCCTCAAACAACTACATATGTACCTCGAGAGGTACACAAAAATAAAGATGAAACTCGTCTTTTTTTAGAAAACACGATGGAAACAGCTAAGAAAGGTAAGTCCTTCATATGGTCTATTATCTTTAAGAGTGATCAGAAAGCTATTGGAACCTGTGGGATCTGGAAATTATCACACAGTAGCGCTTCTTTAGGAGCTGTTATTAACCCACTGTATTGGGGAAAAGGAGTTATCGTCGAAGCTTTAGAAGAACTAATAAAGTTTGGCTTTCAAGAATTAGATTTAAATCGTATTGAAGGAAGATGTGACATAAGGAATACAGCGTCTGAACGAGTTATGCAAAAGCTAAAAATGACATATGAAGGAACATTGAGACAAAGTGTAATGATCAATGGTATGTATTGCGATTCTAAGATATATTCTCTTTTAAAACATGAATATGATAACTTTCGATAA
- a CDS encoding phytase has product MLKEISTVALMTSVLFLTVNSTPNLVGEFSNPSVQEKQKHSKLVKVEAKEETDAVANAGDAADDPAIWVHPHDSEKSKIIGTNKEGGIAVYNLKGKQLHSYNFGKLNNVDVRYGFPIGGKKIDIAAASNRSTNTIDIFAINPKTGELENITGSPIQSSMKEVYGFSLYHSQKTGVFYALVVGKDGTFEQYELFDNGKGKIEGKKVRELKLSSQSEGIVADDEYGTIYIGEEDVAIWKFNAEPDGGNQPIAKVDGADGNHLTADIEGLTIYYGKNGTGYLIASSQGNNSYAVYDRKGNNEYIGNFAIVDGKNADGTSDTDGIDVMSFGLGEKYPNGIFLAQDGENMDHGKIVNQNFKMIDWKRIAKGFDSKLQIENNVDPRKLKFREIFSK; this is encoded by the coding sequence ATGTTAAAGGAAATATCAACAGTTGCTTTAATGACGAGTGTATTATTTTTAACAGTAAATTCTACACCGAATTTGGTGGGGGAATTTTCAAATCCAAGTGTACAAGAGAAACAAAAACATTCAAAACTTGTAAAAGTGGAAGCAAAAGAGGAAACAGATGCAGTTGCTAATGCGGGTGATGCAGCTGATGATCCAGCAATTTGGGTTCATCCTCATGATTCTGAAAAAAGTAAAATTATTGGAACGAATAAAGAGGGGGGGATAGCTGTCTACAATTTAAAAGGAAAACAACTACATTCGTATAACTTTGGGAAACTAAATAATGTTGATGTACGATATGGATTTCCAATTGGAGGTAAAAAAATTGATATTGCGGCAGCTTCAAATCGTTCTACAAATACAATCGATATTTTTGCGATAAACCCTAAAACAGGAGAATTAGAAAATATTACGGGATCTCCCATTCAATCTAGCATGAAAGAAGTATATGGGTTTAGTCTCTATCATAGTCAAAAAACGGGTGTTTTTTACGCATTAGTTGTAGGGAAGGATGGAACTTTTGAACAATATGAGTTATTTGACAATGGAAAAGGAAAAATAGAAGGAAAGAAAGTACGTGAATTAAAGCTAAGTTCTCAATCAGAAGGAATTGTAGCAGATGATGAGTATGGAACAATATATATCGGTGAAGAAGATGTGGCAATTTGGAAATTCAATGCGGAACCAGACGGAGGAAACCAACCGATTGCAAAAGTAGATGGTGCGGATGGAAACCATTTAACAGCAGATATTGAGGGTTTGACGATATATTATGGAAAAAATGGGACAGGGTATTTAATTGCTTCTAGTCAGGGGAATAATAGTTATGCAGTGTATGACCGTAAAGGCAACAATGAGTATATTGGTAATTTTGCTATTGTTGATGGTAAAAATGCTGATGGAACGAGTGATACAGACGGTATTGATGTAATGAGTTTTGGATTAGGAGAAAAATATCCAAATGGCATTTTTCTAGCACAGGATGGAGAGAATATGGATCATGGGAAAATAGTAAATCAGAATTTCAAAATGATAGATTGGAAAAGGATTGCAAAAGGATTCGACTCAAAATTACAGATAGAAAATAACGTAGATCCTCGTAAACTAAAATTTAGAGAAATATTTAGCAAATAG
- a CDS encoding Lrp/AsnC family transcriptional regulator, with amino-acid sequence MDHIDRKILHILQEDGRISMTELGKMVNLSTPAVKERVKKLEDKNIITAYSAVINPEKLNKNVTAFVLFESKKCQQFRNFCKENPMVFECHRLAGQYSYLVKIVTESVQHLEEFIDASMEFGYPSTLINLSSPVKYRCIF; translated from the coding sequence ATAGACCATATTGACCGAAAGATTTTACATATTCTTCAAGAAGATGGACGTATATCTATGACTGAACTAGGAAAAATGGTGAACTTATCAACACCAGCTGTAAAAGAAAGAGTAAAAAAATTAGAGGATAAAAATATTATTACAGCCTATAGTGCAGTTATAAACCCAGAGAAATTAAATAAGAATGTAACGGCTTTTGTTTTGTTTGAATCAAAAAAATGTCAACAATTCAGAAATTTTTGCAAAGAAAATCCTATGGTCTTTGAGTGCCACAGATTAGCTGGACAATATAGTTATTTGGTGAAAATAGTCACTGAATCGGTGCAACATTTAGAAGAATTTATAGATGCTTCAATGGAGTTTGGCTATCCATCAACTTTAATTAACTTATCATCACCAGTAAAATATAGATGTATTTTTTAG
- a CDS encoding DUF1272 domain-containing protein → MGLEMRKCCEKCNNKIEEQSLAFICTHECTFCEECTKLMNYVCPNCQGELVKRPRPLSSSVCSLNI, encoded by the coding sequence ATGGGACTTGAGATGAGGAAATGTTGTGAGAAATGTAATAATAAGATTGAAGAGCAATCTTTGGCTTTTATTTGCACACATGAATGTACATTTTGTGAGGAGTGTACAAAATTAATGAATTATGTATGTCCTAATTGTCAAGGAGAACTTGTTAAAAGACCTAGACCCCTATCTAGTAGTGTCTGCTCTCTTAACATATAA
- a CDS encoding isochorismatase family protein, whose product MNQALLIIDVQQELVDGNNETKNVLNKEALLDNVNLVINKALESHALIIFVRDKDVADGKGPGFQIHQTVKVPTNAKIFDKVATNAFYGTLLMDFLKENEIEHLVIMGCKTEHCIDTAVRTATVNHFDVTLVGDGHSTTDSSILSAEKIISHHNEILHGHYNVDNFSVVRTSQEDLFQPIHNNYR is encoded by the coding sequence TTGAACCAAGCTTTGCTTATTATTGATGTCCAACAAGAATTAGTTGATGGTAATAACGAAACTAAAAATGTGCTTAATAAAGAAGCATTGTTAGATAATGTTAATTTGGTTATTAATAAAGCACTAGAATCACATGCTTTGATTATCTTTGTGAGGGATAAAGATGTTGCTGATGGCAAAGGTCCAGGTTTTCAAATACACCAAACAGTAAAAGTACCAACCAATGCAAAAATATTTGATAAAGTAGCTACAAATGCGTTTTATGGTACACTATTAATGGATTTTTTAAAGGAAAACGAGATCGAACATCTTGTTATCATGGGATGTAAAACAGAACACTGTATTGACACAGCGGTTAGAACTGCAACGGTGAATCATTTTGATGTTACTTTAGTTGGGGATGGTCATTCAACGACAGATTCTTCAATCCTATCTGCTGAAAAGATAATAAGTCATCATAATGAAATACTTCATGGTCATTACAATGTTGACAATTTTTCTGTTGTTCGGACCAGCCAAGAGGATTTGTTTCAACCAATTCATAACAATTACCGATAA
- the mobP2 gene encoding MobP2 family relaxase → VWSGAIHYNTDNLHIHVATVEPFPTRDRGKRKQKTLDAMKGKVVQNIMDRGQEQKQINDLIRKNMVAKKKEDSTFTWRNRELKPLFQFIYKRLPEDKRQWQYSYNTLSPLRPHLDALTQKYIEKHYKEDYKQFLQKLDQEVDVLKRAYGEGSGDKKRYENYKGNKIEELHKRMGNAFLQEMKAYDKERQRIDEMLDRKPSQRKNFQQNVSMQYALRKMEGAFKSEYESWKNQRYYERLEREIQQQNERGYER, encoded by the coding sequence AGTTTGGTCAGGAGCGATTCACTATAATACGGATAACCTTCATATTCATGTCGCAACTGTTGAACCATTTCCAACGAGGGATCGCGGGAAGCGAAAACAAAAAACGTTGGATGCGATGAAGGGGAAAGTGGTTCAAAATATTATGGATCGTGGTCAGGAACAAAAACAGATTAACGATTTGATTCGAAAGAATATGGTTGCAAAAAAGAAAGAAGATTCCACATTCACATGGCGCAATCGAGAGCTAAAACCATTATTCCAGTTTATTTATAAACGCTTACCAGAAGATAAAAGGCAATGGCAATACAGTTACAATACATTAAGCCCACTCCGTCCTCATCTCGATGCATTAACGCAAAAATATATTGAGAAGCATTATAAGGAAGATTATAAACAGTTTCTTCAAAAGCTAGATCAAGAAGTAGACGTATTAAAGAGAGCATATGGAGAAGGTTCTGGTGATAAGAAACGATATGAAAATTATAAGGGAAATAAAATAGAAGAGCTTCACAAGCGAATGGGAAATGCGTTTTTACAAGAGATGAAAGCATACGATAAAGAACGACAGCGCATTGATGAAATGTTAGACCGAAAGCCCAGTCAGCGAAAGAACTTTCAACAAAATGTCTCGATGCAGTATGCACTTAGGAAAATGGAGGGTGCGTTCAAAAGTGAATATGAAAGTTGGAAAAACCAACGTTATTATGAACGTCTTGAGAGAGAAATCCAACAACAAAATGAGAGGGGATATGAACGATGA
- a CDS encoding MFS transporter, whose product MSLKKTLENWRYPSILLFSIGVSSVGSWVYFIALNLIVLNITESAIAVSGLYIIRALSTLFTNIWSGSLVDRLNKKYLMIALDVFQTVLIALLPFFSSLGLIYAMVFLITIASSMYHSTSVTYITKLIPIGQRKRFNSLRSLLDSGAFLTGPAIAGMMFTIGTPNMAIYINAVALFLSALITVGMPNVESSAQLEKTSDTTKLSLKLLIDDWKLVIRFSRKYLYIMMIYLLFSAMIVMMTATDSLEAAFAIRILSLSEGEYGVLVSIAGAGVLAGSLSNAIIIEKIPTSWLIGMGSLITAVGYMVFTSSNTFFIASIGVFVLSFATAFSNTGFYTFYQNNIPVDVMGRVISIYGFIEAFLIITVTAIFGISSELISIRFVVVSGAFIMFLVSITLFICSVQPSKAKFYSNSPELKDSFQ is encoded by the coding sequence TTGAGTTTAAAAAAAACATTGGAAAATTGGCGGTATCCATCTATCTTATTGTTTAGCATTGGTGTTTCAAGTGTTGGAAGTTGGGTTTACTTTATCGCTCTAAACCTTATCGTTCTTAACATAACAGAGTCGGCCATTGCTGTCTCTGGTTTATATATTATTAGGGCTTTATCAACGTTGTTTACTAATATTTGGTCAGGAAGTCTTGTAGATCGTTTAAATAAAAAATATCTCATGATAGCACTAGATGTTTTTCAGACTGTGCTAATTGCATTATTACCTTTCTTCTCTTCTTTAGGGCTTATATATGCTATGGTCTTTCTTATTACAATAGCGAGCTCTATGTACCACTCAACATCGGTAACTTATATCACGAAGTTAATACCAATAGGACAAAGAAAACGTTTCAATTCTTTACGTAGCCTACTTGATTCCGGAGCTTTTTTGACTGGACCAGCAATAGCAGGAATGATGTTTACAATTGGTACACCTAATATGGCTATTTATATCAATGCTGTAGCTTTATTTTTATCTGCATTAATTACAGTAGGAATGCCTAATGTTGAATCCTCCGCACAATTAGAAAAAACATCAGATACAACAAAATTATCTCTTAAGTTATTAATAGATGATTGGAAGCTTGTTATTAGATTTAGCCGTAAGTATTTATATATCATGATGATTTATCTTTTGTTTAGTGCGATGATAGTCATGATGACAGCTACAGATTCGTTGGAAGCTGCTTTTGCAATTAGGATACTTTCCTTATCTGAAGGTGAATATGGAGTCTTAGTCAGTATTGCTGGAGCAGGAGTATTAGCAGGTTCTTTATCCAATGCAATAATTATTGAAAAAATACCTACCTCATGGCTTATTGGTATGGGTTCCTTAATAACTGCAGTAGGTTATATGGTTTTTACATCCTCTAATACCTTTTTTATAGCATCTATAGGAGTTTTTGTTTTGTCATTTGCTACTGCCTTTTCTAATACTGGTTTTTACACATTTTATCAAAACAATATACCTGTTGATGTGATGGGGAGGGTTATAAGTATTTACGGGTTTATTGAGGCTTTTTTAATTATTACCGTTACTGCAATCTTTGGTATTTCTTCCGAGCTTATATCTATACGATTTGTTGTAGTTTCAGGAGCATTTATAATGTTTTTGGTATCTATTACACTATTTATTTGTAGTGTTCAACCATCAAAAGCGAAATTCTATTCTAATTCACCTGAGCTTAAAGATTCATTCCAATAA